The following coding sequences lie in one Pseudomonas svalbardensis genomic window:
- a CDS encoding L-threonylcarbamoyladenylate synthase translates to MVNNWRVQQAAQAIRAGAVIAYPTEAVWGLGCDPWDEEAVERLLLLKGRSVDKGLILVADNIRQFDFLFEDFPELWMDRMASTWPGPNTWLVPHQNLLPQWITGVHETVALRVSDHPLVRDLCAVVGPLVSTSANPQGRPAARTRIRVEQYFRGQVDLVLGGNLGGRKNPSVIRDLATGNVIRPD, encoded by the coding sequence ATGGTCAACAATTGGCGTGTGCAACAAGCCGCGCAAGCCATTCGCGCAGGGGCGGTGATTGCCTATCCAACCGAGGCAGTCTGGGGCCTGGGTTGCGACCCGTGGGACGAAGAAGCGGTAGAACGTCTGCTGCTGCTCAAGGGTCGGTCGGTGGATAAGGGCCTGATTCTGGTCGCCGACAACATTCGCCAGTTCGATTTTCTCTTCGAAGACTTCCCTGAACTGTGGATGGATCGCATGGCCAGCACCTGGCCGGGGCCGAATACCTGGCTGGTGCCGCATCAGAATCTGTTGCCGCAGTGGATTACGGGTGTGCACGAGACGGTGGCGTTGCGGGTCAGCGATCACCCGTTGGTGCGGGATTTGTGCGCGGTGGTCGGGCCGCTGGTTTCGACCTCGGCCAATCCACAGGGCCGGCCGGCGGCGCGCACACGGATTCGCGTGGAGCAGTATTTCCGTGGGCAGGTTGATTTGGTGCTGGGTGGGAATTTAGGTGGTCGCAAGAACCCGAGCGTGATCCGGGATCTCGCGACCGGGAACGTAATTCGCCCGGATTGA
- a CDS encoding NADPH:quinone reductase — protein sequence MAKRIQFRAHGGPEVLDYVDYQPAEPGPQQVRVTNKAIGLNFIDTYYRSGLYAPPALPSGLGSEGAGVVEAVGSEVTRFKVGDRVAYGSGPLGAYSDVHVLPETNLVHLPDAISFEQAAGVMLKGLTVQYLLRQTYELKGGETILFHAAAGGVGSLACQWAKALGVKLIGTVSSPEKAALAMANGAWATIDYSHENVAQRVLELTDGKKVPVVYDGVGKDTWLTSLDSAAPRGLVVSFGNASGAVDGVNLGILSAKGSLYVTRPTLATYANNAENLQRMADELFEMIISGKLKVDISQKYPLAEAAQAQTELSARRTTGSTVLLP from the coding sequence ATGGCTAAGCGTATCCAGTTCCGCGCCCATGGCGGCCCTGAAGTGCTCGATTATGTCGATTACCAACCCGCCGAGCCCGGCCCGCAGCAGGTTCGCGTGACTAACAAGGCCATCGGCCTGAATTTCATCGACACCTATTACCGCAGCGGCCTCTATGCGCCGCCAGCCCTGCCATCGGGCCTGGGCTCGGAAGGCGCGGGCGTGGTCGAGGCGGTGGGCAGTGAAGTCACCCGGTTCAAAGTGGGTGATCGCGTGGCGTACGGCAGCGGTCCGTTGGGCGCCTACAGCGACGTTCACGTGTTGCCGGAGACCAATCTGGTGCACCTGCCGGACGCGATCAGCTTCGAACAGGCCGCGGGCGTAATGCTCAAGGGCCTGACCGTGCAGTACCTGCTGCGTCAGACGTATGAACTCAAGGGTGGCGAAACCATCCTGTTTCACGCTGCCGCGGGTGGCGTCGGTTCCCTGGCCTGCCAGTGGGCAAAGGCCTTGGGCGTGAAGTTGATCGGCACGGTCAGCTCACCGGAGAAAGCCGCACTGGCCATGGCCAACGGCGCTTGGGCAACCATCGATTACAGTCATGAAAACGTCGCACAGCGTGTACTGGAATTGACTGACGGGAAAAAAGTCCCGGTGGTGTACGACGGCGTGGGCAAGGACACTTGGCTGACTTCGCTTGATAGCGCGGCGCCTCGCGGGCTGGTAGTGAGCTTCGGCAATGCGTCGGGTGCGGTAGACGGGGTGAACCTGGGGATTCTCTCGGCAAAGGGTTCGTTGTACGTGACCCGGCCTACGCTCGCGACCTACGCCAATAACGCCGAGAACTTGCAGCGAATGGCGGATGAACTGTTCGAGATGATCATCAGCGGCAAGCTGAAGGTGGACATCAGCCAGAAGTATCCATTGGCCGAAGCGGCGCAGGCGCAGACCGAGTTGTCGGCGCGGCGTACGACTGGTTCGACTGTTCTGTTGCCTTGA
- the hemF gene encoding oxygen-dependent coproporphyrinogen oxidase: MTTRTEAVKAYLLDLQDRICAALEAEDGGTQFVEDAWTRPAGGGGRTRVIENGAVIEKGGVNFSHVFGSGLPPSASAHRPELAGRGFEALGVSLVIHPHNPYVPTSHANVRFFIAEKEGEEPVWWFGGGFDLTPYYGNEEDCVHWHRVAEQACAPFGPDVYSRYKAWCDSYFHIKHRHEPRGIGGLFFDDLNEWDFDTSFAFMRAIGDAFIDAYLPIVQRRKNDAFTAKQREFQEFRRGRYVEFNLVYDRGTLFGLQSGGRTESILMSLPPQVRWSYDWKAEPGSEEARLTEYFLQDRDWLAKA, translated from the coding sequence ATGACGACCCGCACCGAGGCCGTAAAAGCCTACCTGCTCGACCTGCAAGACCGCATTTGCGCGGCCCTCGAAGCTGAAGACGGCGGCACGCAGTTCGTCGAAGACGCCTGGACCCGGCCTGCCGGCGGTGGCGGTCGCACCCGGGTGATCGAAAACGGCGCGGTCATCGAAAAGGGCGGCGTCAACTTTTCCCACGTCTTCGGCAGCGGTCTCCCACCGTCCGCCAGCGCCCATCGCCCAGAACTGGCCGGCCGTGGCTTCGAAGCCCTTGGCGTCTCTTTGGTTATTCACCCGCACAACCCGTATGTGCCGACGTCCCACGCCAACGTGCGCTTTTTCATCGCTGAAAAAGAAGGCGAAGAACCGGTCTGGTGGTTCGGCGGTGGCTTCGACCTGACCCCTTATTACGGCAATGAAGAAGACTGCGTGCACTGGCACCGCGTCGCCGAGCAGGCCTGCGCGCCGTTCGGTCCGGATGTTTACTCGCGCTACAAGGCCTGGTGCGACAGCTACTTCCACATCAAGCATCGCCACGAGCCGCGCGGCATCGGCGGCCTGTTCTTCGATGACTTGAACGAGTGGGACTTCGACACCAGCTTCGCCTTCATGCGTGCCATCGGTGATGCGTTCATCGACGCCTACCTGCCGATCGTGCAGCGCCGCAAAAATGATGCGTTTACCGCCAAACAGCGTGAGTTTCAGGAATTCCGCCGTGGGCGCTACGTTGAATTCAACCTGGTCTACGACCGCGGTACGCTGTTCGGTCTGCAATCGGGCGGGCGTACCGAGTCGATTCTGATGTCTCTGCCGCCGCAAGTACGCTGGAGCTACGACTGGAAAGCCGAGCCGGGCAGCGAAGAAGCACGGCTGACCGAGTACTTCCTGCAAGACCGCGATTGGTTGGCCAAGGCCTGA
- the aroE gene encoding shikimate dehydrogenase — protein sequence MDRYVVFGNPIGHSKSPLIHRLFAEQTAQKLDYSTLLAPLDDFSTCARTFFLEGRGANVTVPFKEEAYRLANSLTARAQRAGAVNTLSKLADGSLLGDNTDGAGLVRDLTVNAGFSLKGKRILLLGAGGAVRGALEPLLAEQPASVVIANRTVEKAELLAELFADLGPVSASGFDWLKESVDLIINATSASLSGEVPPIASSLIEPGKTVCYDMMYGKEPTSFCRWTSEHGAAVSMDGLGMLAEQAAEAFFLWRGVRPDTAPVLAELRRQLAL from the coding sequence ATGGACCGTTATGTCGTATTCGGTAACCCGATTGGCCACAGCAAGTCGCCGCTGATCCACCGTCTATTCGCCGAGCAGACGGCTCAAAAACTGGACTACAGCACGTTGCTGGCGCCCCTCGACGATTTTTCCACGTGCGCCCGGACGTTTTTCCTCGAAGGCCGCGGAGCGAATGTGACGGTGCCGTTCAAGGAAGAGGCCTATCGTCTGGCGAACAGTCTGACGGCACGGGCGCAGCGCGCCGGTGCGGTGAACACCCTGAGCAAACTGGCCGATGGCAGCCTGCTGGGCGACAACACCGATGGCGCCGGACTGGTGCGGGACCTGACGGTCAACGCCGGTTTCAGCCTCAAGGGCAAACGCATCCTGCTGCTCGGTGCTGGCGGCGCGGTGCGCGGCGCACTGGAGCCGTTGCTGGCTGAGCAACCCGCCTCGGTGGTCATCGCCAACCGCACGGTGGAAAAAGCCGAACTGTTGGCGGAATTGTTCGCGGACTTGGGGCCGGTGTCGGCCAGTGGTTTTGATTGGTTGAAGGAGTCGGTCGATCTGATCATCAACGCGACGTCCGCCAGTCTGTCAGGGGAAGTACCGCCGATTGCCAGCAGTTTGATCGAGCCGGGCAAGACGGTGTGCTACGACATGATGTACGGCAAGGAGCCGACCTCGTTCTGCCGTTGGACCAGTGAACATGGTGCGGCGGTGTCGATGGATGGCTTGGGGATGCTCGCGGAACAAGCGGCAGAAGCCTTCTTCCTGTGGCGCGGTGTGCGCCCGGATACGGCGCCGGTGCTCGCCGAACTTCGCCGCCAGTTGGCCCTTTAA